One Chryseobacterium sp. StRB126 genomic region harbors:
- a CDS encoding SulP family inorganic anion transporter gives MKNTISLFDFSKKINYKNELLAGFTVAMTMIPESLSFAILAGLSPLTGLYAACMMGFVTAVLGGRPGMVSGGAGATIVVLIALIKSHGIEYLFATVALAGVLQLSVGIFKLGKFVRLIPQPVMYGFLNGLAIIIFMAQIEQFKITDTNGVVSWLQGIPLYIMGGLTALTIAVVYFFPKLTKAVPASLVAIIVVFAVVLGFNIQTKTVADIAHISGNLPSFHIPQIPFSLETLQIIFPYALIMAGVGLIESLLTLSMVDEITNSKGNTNKESVAQGLANITNGFFGGMGGCAMVAQTLVNLNAGSRARLSGIIASIMILFIILFGAPIIEKIPMAALVGVMMMVAISTFQWVSIRIVNKMPKSDIFVGITVALITVILHNLALAVLVGVIISALVFAWDNAKRIRARKHIDENGVKHYEILGPLFFGSATAFADKFDPMNDPNEVVVDFKESRIVDMSAIDAVDKLSKRYKQLGKTLFLRHLSEDCRKMLKNAEAVVEVNIQDDPTYKVMPEK, from the coding sequence ATGAAAAATACTATAAGCTTATTCGATTTTTCGAAGAAAATAAATTATAAAAATGAATTGCTGGCAGGCTTTACCGTAGCTATGACCATGATTCCTGAATCTCTTTCATTTGCAATCCTGGCAGGACTTTCTCCACTCACAGGATTGTATGCTGCATGCATGATGGGATTTGTAACAGCTGTTTTAGGAGGCCGCCCGGGAATGGTTTCAGGAGGAGCCGGTGCTACCATTGTGGTTCTGATTGCCCTCATAAAATCTCACGGAATTGAGTATCTTTTTGCAACAGTAGCTCTTGCAGGAGTTCTACAGCTGTCTGTCGGAATCTTTAAATTGGGGAAGTTTGTCAGGCTTATTCCGCAGCCGGTGATGTATGGTTTTCTAAATGGGCTTGCGATCATTATTTTTATGGCTCAGATTGAGCAGTTTAAAATTACAGACACTAATGGAGTTGTAAGCTGGCTTCAGGGAATACCTTTATATATTATGGGTGGTTTAACGGCCCTTACCATTGCTGTAGTCTACTTCTTCCCAAAGCTTACGAAAGCTGTTCCTGCATCGCTGGTAGCCATTATTGTAGTATTTGCGGTAGTGCTTGGATTCAATATCCAGACAAAAACGGTAGCAGATATTGCCCATATCAGTGGTAACCTCCCAAGTTTTCATATCCCGCAGATTCCATTTTCGCTGGAAACGTTACAGATTATTTTCCCTTATGCATTAATTATGGCTGGAGTAGGACTTATCGAATCATTACTGACCTTATCTATGGTGGATGAAATTACCAATTCCAAAGGAAATACCAATAAAGAATCTGTAGCACAGGGATTGGCCAATATTACCAACGGCTTTTTTGGCGGAATGGGCGGTTGTGCAATGGTTGCCCAGACTTTGGTGAATCTTAATGCAGGATCCAGAGCCCGATTATCAGGAATTATTGCTTCCATTATGATCTTATTCATTATCCTGTTTGGAGCACCAATTATTGAGAAAATCCCGATGGCAGCTTTGGTAGGCGTAATGATGATGGTTGCTATCAGTACTTTTCAGTGGGTTTCTATCAGAATTGTGAATAAAATGCCAAAGTCAGATATATTTGTGGGGATTACTGTGGCTTTAATTACTGTAATACTGCATAATCTTGCCCTTGCTGTTTTGGTAGGAGTGATTATTTCCGCTTTGGTTTTTGCATGGGATAACGCGAAAAGAATTCGCGCAAGAAAGCATATTGATGAGAATGGTGTCAAGCACTATGAAATATTGGGTCCTTTGTTTTTCGGTTCAGCAACAGCTTTTGCAGATAAATTTGATCCGATGAATGATCCCAATGAAGTAGTAGTAGATTTTAAAGAAAGCCGAATTGTAGATATGAGTGCAATAGATGCTGTAGATAAATTGTCAAAACGATATAAGCAGTTGGGAAAAACATTATTCCTTCGTCATCTCAGTGAAGATTGTCGTAAAATGTTGAAAAACGCTGAAGCTGTAGTAGAAGTCAATATTCAGGATGATCCAACGTATAAGGTGATGCCGGAAAAATAG
- a CDS encoding TetR/AcrR family transcriptional regulator, producing MKSPRERIVETTFDLFAKQGYNSTGINQIISDAGVAKASFYLHFKSKEDLCVEFLNVRHEYWFNELHSFTAWSADLSSKIIGAFDFLMYMNEKENFRGCSFLNILSEIPIDNVKILNVIQSHKADLRNYFLELLKDDALSDHIYMLFESSIIESQLFKSNELILKSKKIVNHLIP from the coding sequence ATGAAGTCTCCAAGAGAAAGAATTGTAGAAACAACATTTGATCTGTTTGCAAAACAGGGATATAATTCTACAGGAATCAACCAGATTATTTCTGACGCAGGAGTGGCCAAAGCAAGCTTTTATCTTCATTTTAAGTCCAAAGAAGACTTATGTGTGGAGTTTCTGAATGTAAGACATGAATACTGGTTCAATGAGCTTCATTCTTTTACAGCCTGGTCAGCAGACCTCAGTTCAAAGATTATTGGTGCTTTTGATTTTCTGATGTATATGAATGAAAAAGAGAACTTCAGAGGTTGCAGTTTCCTGAATATTTTATCAGAAATTCCAATAGATAATGTTAAAATCCTAAATGTAATCCAGTCTCATAAAGCTGATCTTAGAAATTATTTTCTGGAATTACTGAAAGATGATGCTCTTTCTGATCATATCTATATGCTTTTTGAAAGCAGCATTATAGAAAGTCAGCTTTTTAAATCGAATGAACTGATTTTGAAATCAAAAAAAATAGTCAACCATTTAATCCCTTAA
- a CDS encoding toxic anion resistance protein, with amino-acid sequence MDNQENQPIDPLGSIEPLRTFEPTPMVPPTPAQPVQNAAPAVLVDREGNVNLTQLQSEERQKYEVLANSIDEANPGSIVNFGAELQKTLTNQSDSFLGNVRRSNSGEVGGLINDLLVELNYVDVEELNGNKVKSFLSKLPFMKKVITQVENLFAKYDKIINNIEQISYKVNAGIITSTKDNAVLQTIFESNVNSIKQIEDLVIAGNIRMERAAVELAQMEASPQNFQDYQIADKRDFIARLDRRMADLKVVRVIMMQSLPQIRLVQNNNVSIAEKAQTILTTTLPVWKNQLSLAVAMYRQQQNIEIQQKVSATTEEILRKNAERLGQNSINVARANEQTIVSVETLRETTSMLINTLNEVKQIQKQGADNRRKLDQDLQTLEHELKANVRG; translated from the coding sequence ATGGATAATCAAGAAAATCAACCTATAGATCCACTAGGATCAATTGAACCTCTTAGAACATTTGAGCCTACGCCGATGGTTCCACCAACACCGGCTCAACCTGTTCAAAATGCAGCGCCGGCGGTGCTTGTAGACAGAGAAGGGAACGTAAATCTGACTCAGTTACAGTCAGAAGAACGTCAGAAGTACGAAGTTTTAGCAAACTCTATTGATGAAGCTAATCCGGGATCTATTGTAAATTTTGGAGCAGAACTTCAGAAAACGTTAACCAATCAGAGTGACAGCTTCTTAGGAAATGTGAGAAGATCAAACTCAGGAGAAGTTGGCGGATTGATCAATGACCTTTTAGTAGAGCTAAACTACGTAGATGTAGAGGAGCTTAACGGAAATAAAGTAAAAAGCTTCCTGAGCAAATTACCATTCATGAAGAAGGTAATCACCCAGGTAGAAAACCTGTTTGCTAAGTATGACAAGATCATCAACAATATTGAGCAGATCTCTTACAAAGTAAATGCAGGTATCATTACTTCTACAAAAGATAATGCTGTTCTTCAGACGATTTTTGAAAGCAATGTAAATTCTATCAAGCAAATTGAAGATCTTGTTATTGCAGGAAATATCAGAATGGAAAGAGCCGCTGTTGAGTTAGCTCAGATGGAAGCCAGTCCTCAGAATTTCCAGGACTATCAGATTGCAGATAAGAGAGACTTCATTGCAAGATTAGACAGAAGAATGGCTGATCTTAAAGTGGTACGTGTGATTATGATGCAGTCACTTCCACAGATCAGATTGGTTCAGAATAATAACGTTTCTATTGCTGAAAAAGCACAGACAATTCTTACGACTACACTTCCTGTATGGAAAAATCAACTTTCACTTGCCGTTGCGATGTACAGACAACAGCAGAATATTGAGATCCAGCAGAAAGTATCTGCTACTACAGAAGAGATCTTAAGAAAGAATGCAGAACGTCTTGGTCAGAATTCAATTAACGTGGCGAGAGCCAATGAGCAGACGATTGTATCTGTAGAAACATTGAGAGAAACAACTTCAATGTTGATCAATACATTAAATGAAGTGAAACAAATCCAGAAACAGGGAGCTGACAACAGAAGAAAACTGGATCAGGATCTTCAGACATTGGAGCATGAATTGAAAGCGAATGTCAGAGGTTAA
- a CDS encoding phosphoribosyltransferase family protein, with translation MNKRYSLHHIHSADEFTFSPAEYSYFKYGDKSYAEKFAKELFDGFISENEELLNTDREIVVLPSPYMAIPTASNFLCFYFKKHLDYYLFQKEKKSSILSKINRNHTYITDYGNLNFEDRKNLIANDTYYIDKDFLRGKLCIFIDDIKITGSHEYTVNRILNEYNVEADFMFLYYAELMNFDLDPTIENFFNYYAVKNVKHIAEVMNKSCFQFNTRIVKYILGLDSSNFDYLTSKVKKGQMDLLLELAISNNYHLIKEYKNNINTLTQTELYYGY, from the coding sequence ATGAACAAGAGATACAGCTTACATCACATTCATTCCGCGGATGAGTTCACCTTCTCACCTGCAGAATACAGCTATTTCAAGTATGGCGATAAGTCGTATGCTGAAAAATTTGCAAAAGAATTATTCGATGGATTTATTTCTGAAAACGAGGAACTTTTAAATACGGATAGAGAGATCGTAGTGCTTCCAAGCCCTTATATGGCAATTCCTACAGCATCCAATTTTTTATGTTTTTACTTTAAAAAACATCTGGATTATTATCTGTTCCAAAAAGAAAAAAAATCGAGTATTTTATCTAAAATCAATAGAAATCATACCTATATAACAGATTATGGAAACCTTAATTTTGAGGATCGTAAAAATCTGATTGCCAATGATACTTATTATATTGATAAAGACTTTTTAAGAGGAAAACTTTGTATTTTTATAGACGATATAAAAATTACAGGAAGTCATGAATATACTGTCAACAGGATCCTGAATGAATATAATGTGGAAGCAGACTTTATGTTCCTGTATTATGCAGAACTGATGAACTTTGATCTAGACCCTACAATTGAAAACTTTTTCAATTATTATGCAGTGAAAAACGTAAAACACATTGCAGAAGTTATGAATAAGTCCTGTTTTCAGTTCAATACAAGGATTGTAAAATATATTTTAGGCTTAGATTCAAGTAATTTTGACTATCTTACGTCTAAAGTAAAAAAAGGACAGATGGATCTTCTGCTGGAGCTTGCCATCAGTAACAATTATCATTTAATAAAAGAATATAAAAATAACATCAATACTTTAACACAAACGGAATTATATTATGGCTATTAA
- a CDS encoding TerD family protein translates to MAINLQKGQRINLKKENGAELSQACVGINWGAIEKKGLFGTKKEAVDLDGSCILYDSNKNVTEVVYFGNLKSKNGSVRHSGDDLTGDVNGDDGLDNEVITVDFSNLEPNVDHVAMVLNSYKGQDFGTIPFASIRIYEGTPTNVKEVFAKYDIANDASFRGHVAMVLGVFYRRNGEWKFNAIGDPTADRKLEQTIQTVQMNYL, encoded by the coding sequence ATGGCTATCAACTTACAAAAAGGTCAGAGAATTAACCTTAAAAAAGAAAACGGAGCTGAGCTTTCTCAAGCCTGTGTAGGAATCAACTGGGGAGCAATTGAAAAAAAAGGACTTTTCGGAACTAAAAAAGAAGCAGTAGACTTAGACGGAAGCTGTATTTTATATGATTCAAACAAAAATGTTACTGAAGTAGTTTATTTCGGGAACCTGAAATCTAAAAACGGTTCTGTAAGACACAGTGGAGACGACCTTACCGGTGACGTAAATGGAGATGACGGATTGGATAACGAAGTGATTACGGTAGATTTCAGTAACCTTGAACCTAACGTAGATCACGTGGCAATGGTACTAAACAGTTATAAAGGTCAGGATTTCGGAACCATCCCTTTTGCTTCTATCCGTATCTATGAAGGAACACCAACCAATGTAAAAGAGGTTTTTGCTAAATATGATATAGCTAACGATGCTTCTTTCAGAGGCCATGTTGCTATGGTATTGGGCGTTTTCTACAGAAGAAACGGTGAATGGAAATTCAACGCGATTGGAGATCCTACAGCGGACAGAAAGCTGGAGCAGACGATCCAAACTGTACAGATGAATTATTTATAA
- a CDS encoding TerD family protein: protein MAINLQKGQRENINAPKFTVGLGWDINNASTGTAFDLDASLFLLGDDKKLVSDNHFIFYNNTESPDKAVIHTGDNLTGEGSGDDEQIKIDLTKIDDAVKEITVVVTIHDADSRRQNFGQVRNSFIRIFNTDTNEEILKYELDEDFSIETAVEFGRIYNRNGEWKFEAVGAGQRDGLEKFVSIYQK, encoded by the coding sequence ATGGCTATTAACTTACAAAAAGGACAAAGAGAAAACATCAACGCACCTAAATTCACTGTAGGTTTAGGATGGGATATTAATAATGCTTCTACAGGAACTGCATTTGACCTTGACGCTTCTTTATTTTTACTAGGAGATGATAAGAAATTAGTTTCAGATAATCACTTTATTTTTTATAACAATACTGAATCTCCGGATAAAGCAGTAATTCACACAGGGGATAACCTTACAGGAGAAGGATCAGGTGATGACGAGCAGATCAAGATCGATCTTACAAAAATTGATGATGCGGTAAAGGAAATTACGGTTGTAGTAACCATCCACGATGCAGATTCAAGAAGACAGAACTTTGGACAGGTAAGGAATTCTTTCATCAGAATTTTCAATACAGATACGAATGAAGAGATCTTAAAATATGAATTGGATGAAGATTTCTCAATTGAAACAGCCGTGGAATTCGGAAGAATCTACAACAGAAATGGGGAATGGAAATTTGAGGCAGTAGGAGCAGGACAGAGAGACGGCCTTGAGAAATTTGTATCAATTTATCAGAAATAA
- a CDS encoding TerC/Alx family metal homeostasis membrane protein yields MEHQSILELHPGLVWGFAITVVIMLLLDLGVFNKKSHEVSSKEATIWSIVWISLSMIFSGVVYWVFNTDGTPESHAVAVEKFTQYQAAYWIEKALSVDNLFVFILVFGFFKVPKYLHHKVLFWGIIGALIFRAIFIFAGVGLINLTYLPEMNIFGKAVQINIVMALFGLFLVYAGIKSWGDGGDDDDEDYSNTAGARLIKSFWKVSDNYDGDKFFTIQNGIKMATPLLVVVGVIEFTDVLFAVDSIPAIFAISNDPFILYTSNIFAILGLRSLYFLLANFIHMFSKLPYGLAIILSFIGVKMLIAPWIHIPSPVSLGIVGGVLVISVLLSVIFPEKEDEEKDKLEE; encoded by the coding sequence GTGGAACATCAAAGTATTTTAGAACTGCACCCGGGATTGGTCTGGGGATTTGCGATAACAGTTGTTATCATGCTGCTCCTGGATTTAGGAGTATTCAATAAAAAAAGTCATGAAGTCTCATCCAAAGAAGCGACCATCTGGTCAATTGTGTGGATCTCACTTTCCATGATCTTTTCAGGTGTTGTGTATTGGGTTTTCAATACAGACGGAACACCGGAAAGTCATGCTGTAGCGGTAGAGAAATTTACACAGTATCAGGCTGCCTACTGGATTGAAAAAGCCCTTTCTGTGGATAACTTATTCGTATTTATCCTTGTTTTCGGTTTCTTTAAAGTTCCGAAATACCTTCATCATAAAGTGTTGTTTTGGGGGATTATCGGAGCATTGATATTCAGAGCGATATTTATCTTTGCAGGAGTAGGACTTATTAACCTTACTTATCTTCCTGAAATGAATATTTTCGGAAAAGCAGTACAGATCAACATAGTAATGGCCTTATTCGGATTATTCCTTGTGTATGCAGGAATCAAATCATGGGGTGATGGTGGCGATGATGACGATGAAGATTACAGCAATACAGCAGGAGCAAGACTGATCAAAAGTTTCTGGAAAGTTTCTGATAATTACGATGGAGACAAGTTCTTCACCATTCAGAACGGGATCAAAATGGCAACACCACTATTAGTAGTAGTGGGAGTTATTGAGTTTACAGACGTTCTTTTCGCAGTAGATTCCATTCCGGCGATCTTTGCGATTTCAAACGACCCGTTTATTCTGTATACATCAAATATCTTTGCAATTTTAGGTCTTAGATCATTATATTTCCTATTGGCGAACTTTATCCATATGTTCAGCAAACTTCCTTATGGGTTGGCGATTATCCTGTCATTCATTGGAGTTAAAATGCTTATTGCACCATGGATTCACATTCCTTCCCCAGTTTCATTAGGAATTGTTGGTGGAGTATTGGTTATTTCCGTTCTTTTATCCGTTATCTTCCCTGAAAAAGAGGATGAGGAAAAAGATAAGCTGGAAGAGTAA
- a CDS encoding DUF1348 family protein yields the protein MEQKHPLPPFTLETAKQKIQMAEDAWNSQDPEKVSKAYTIDSEWRNRDTFVNGREEIVVFLQKKWEKELNYKLKKEYWAHTDNRIAVRFEYEYQTKEGHWFRAYGNENWEFDENGLMTKRYASINDLAIKEDDRKFR from the coding sequence ATGGAACAGAAACATCCGCTTCCGCCTTTCACCCTTGAAACGGCAAAGCAAAAAATTCAAATGGCAGAAGATGCCTGGAACAGTCAGGATCCTGAAAAAGTATCCAAAGCTTATACGATAGACAGCGAATGGAGAAACAGAGATACATTCGTCAATGGAAGAGAAGAAATTGTTGTGTTTCTTCAGAAGAAATGGGAAAAAGAACTCAATTATAAGCTTAAGAAAGAATATTGGGCACACACCGATAACCGCATTGCGGTTCGTTTTGAATATGAATACCAGACCAAAGAAGGCCATTGGTTCAGAGCTTATGGAAACGAAAACTGGGAGTTTGATGAAAACGGATTAATGACTAAAAGATATGCTAGTATTAATGATCTCGCTATAAAAGAAGACGACCGAAAATTCAGATAA
- a CDS encoding transposase, producing the protein MLYKEIHIGSFIKERVDENEITMERICKFLDSDEGAVEGMYNSRSIDTDLLLRWSKLLEYDFFRLYSSHLILYAPPAAPNKNQQKSDKIPYFRKNIYTQEIKEFIMKRILSGEMTQSEVIKEYSIPKSTLHRWLQKSDING; encoded by the coding sequence ATGTTATACAAAGAGATCCATATTGGAAGTTTTATTAAGGAGAGGGTTGATGAAAATGAAATAACCATGGAGAGAATATGTAAATTCCTGGACAGCGATGAAGGAGCTGTAGAAGGAATGTACAACAGCAGATCAATAGATACGGATCTTCTCCTGAGATGGAGCAAATTACTGGAATATGATTTTTTCAGACTTTACAGTTCTCACTTGATTTTATATGCTCCCCCGGCAGCACCCAATAAAAATCAGCAGAAATCGGATAAAATTCCCTACTTCAGAAAAAATATTTATACTCAGGAAATTAAAGAATTCATTATGAAAAGAATTCTTTCAGGAGAGATGACCCAGAGTGAGGTGATTAAGGAATACTCTATTCCTAAAAGTACGCTTCACAGATGGCTTCAGAAAAGTGATATTAACGGATAA
- the fusA gene encoding elongation factor G, with protein sequence MKNNTRNIGIIAHVDAGKTTLSERLLYYTGLIHKIGNVDDGNTTMDKDIQEKNRGITISSAAVSTQWKKDNTVYHINIIDTPGHIDFAVEVERSLRVLDSVVAVFCASSGVQPQTENVWFQAEKHGTSKICFINKMDRIGADFFAVLEEIRTKLNAVPLALQIPIGAEDNFEGVIDLVQQKALYWTDENGETIIEKEIPMNYKAEADEYRIKLQETLAEYNEDFFETFMNTEHEINNEMMVKAIQEICRSGAAVPVLCGSAFKNKGIQPLLDAVVTYLPAPDQLADIQGKDPQTEKTIELGRNETETFSGLVFKVIIDKHIGRLAMLRIYSGKIKSGDSVLNVRTGEGFRISRILKMQSDKTLSVEEGKAGDIVALTGIKDAKTGDSLSSVEKPVLLEAITIPAPVIRVSIEPKTNGDEKNFGLVLAKIQEEDPSLVIERDPQTGETLLSGLGELHLEVTLEKIRLNHGIEINQGKPKVSYREILTETKLHREKLSKQNGGSGQFADISFEIGPRNDNEHGLEFVNMIKGGVIPSECIPSVEKGFKEAMQQGPLKGYPLESMKITLLDGSFHAQDSAALDFEIAARDGFKAAAGKCIPKLLEPIMQIEIQSIEEYTGAITSDINKRRGIITSIDEKSGRKIFAAEVPLASTFGYISDLRTLASGRASISMKLSHYALVPDFIANTLIT encoded by the coding sequence ATGAAAAACAACACAAGAAACATAGGGATTATAGCACACGTAGATGCAGGAAAAACAACTTTATCAGAAAGGCTTCTTTATTATACAGGGCTTATTCATAAAATTGGAAATGTAGATGACGGAAATACAACCATGGATAAAGATATTCAGGAAAAAAACAGAGGGATTACCATTTCATCTGCTGCGGTTTCAACCCAATGGAAAAAGGATAATACGGTATATCATATCAACATTATTGATACTCCAGGGCATATTGATTTTGCTGTGGAAGTAGAACGTTCACTAAGAGTTCTGGACAGTGTAGTTGCTGTTTTCTGTGCTTCATCCGGAGTGCAGCCACAAACTGAAAACGTTTGGTTCCAGGCTGAAAAGCATGGAACTTCAAAGATATGTTTCATCAATAAAATGGATAGAATAGGAGCTGATTTCTTTGCTGTTCTTGAAGAGATCAGAACTAAACTGAATGCTGTTCCCCTTGCTCTTCAGATTCCTATTGGAGCTGAGGACAATTTTGAAGGTGTAATTGATCTGGTACAACAGAAAGCTTTATACTGGACAGATGAAAATGGAGAAACCATCATCGAAAAGGAAATTCCAATGAATTATAAGGCCGAAGCTGACGAATACAGAATAAAGTTACAGGAAACTCTTGCTGAATATAATGAAGATTTCTTTGAAACTTTCATGAATACAGAACATGAAATCAATAATGAGATGATGGTTAAAGCGATACAGGAGATCTGTAGATCAGGTGCTGCCGTTCCTGTTCTCTGTGGCTCTGCATTTAAGAATAAAGGTATTCAGCCGCTTCTGGATGCTGTGGTTACTTATCTTCCAGCTCCGGATCAACTTGCTGATATACAAGGAAAAGATCCGCAAACAGAGAAAACCATTGAATTGGGAAGAAATGAAACGGAAACGTTTTCAGGGCTGGTTTTCAAAGTCATTATTGATAAACATATCGGAAGACTTGCCATGCTTCGTATCTATTCCGGAAAGATAAAATCCGGAGATTCTGTACTGAATGTGAGAACCGGAGAAGGTTTCAGAATTTCTAGGATTTTAAAGATGCAGTCCGATAAAACTTTATCCGTTGAAGAAGGTAAAGCAGGTGATATTGTTGCATTAACAGGAATAAAGGATGCCAAAACCGGAGACTCTTTATCTTCTGTAGAAAAACCTGTATTACTGGAAGCGATTACGATTCCTGCGCCAGTTATCAGAGTTTCAATTGAGCCAAAAACCAATGGTGATGAGAAAAACTTCGGATTGGTGCTGGCCAAAATTCAGGAAGAAGATCCTTCCTTAGTGATTGAGAGAGACCCACAAACCGGGGAAACTTTATTGAGTGGGCTTGGTGAGCTTCATCTGGAAGTTACTTTGGAAAAAATCCGACTGAATCATGGTATTGAGATTAACCAAGGAAAACCTAAGGTTTCCTACAGGGAGATTTTAACGGAAACAAAGCTCCATAGAGAGAAACTTTCCAAACAAAACGGCGGAAGCGGGCAGTTTGCGGATATCAGTTTTGAAATAGGGCCTAGAAATGATAACGAACATGGATTGGAATTCGTCAATATGATTAAAGGAGGGGTTATTCCTAGTGAATGTATTCCTTCTGTTGAAAAAGGCTTTAAAGAAGCTATGCAACAAGGCCCATTAAAAGGGTATCCTTTAGAAAGTATGAAAATTACTCTTTTGGACGGATCATTCCATGCTCAGGATTCTGCAGCACTGGATTTTGAGATTGCAGCTAGAGATGGATTTAAAGCTGCAGCCGGCAAATGTATTCCTAAGCTTCTGGAACCTATTATGCAGATAGAAATTCAGAGTATTGAGGAGTACACCGGTGCCATTACTTCTGATATCAACAAAAGAAGAGGAATTATCACTTCTATTGATGAAAAATCAGGAAGAAAGATTTTTGCAGCGGAGGTTCCATTGGCTTCTACGTTTGGATATATTTCTGATCTTAGAACATTGGCCAGCGGAAGAGCTTCCATCAGCATGAAATTATCACATTATGCTCTAGTACCTGATTTTATCGCTAATACATTAATAACCTAA
- a CDS encoding HAD family hydrolase, with protein MKTDIDIHNHCHFSFDLWLTLIKSHPEFKTKRVELFSSFFNVDASIGVVARTVKYYDDLCNTINEVTGGNIDTFEIYLMILGALNVDVKLLNKEKLNEFYVKSEELFLEYKPVIIFENIHDFFDDIKSQGKTINILSNTGFIKGKTMRKFLIHENLDQYIDFHIYSDEINCSKPNPLIFQEVKNKIKNQDLPMHEILHIGDNPVADYKGATDFGFSAYLLKH; from the coding sequence TTGAAAACAGATATCGACATTCATAACCACTGTCATTTTTCTTTTGACTTGTGGCTCACCTTAATCAAATCTCACCCTGAATTTAAAACAAAAAGAGTTGAGCTATTCTCCTCGTTTTTTAATGTGGACGCATCCATAGGGGTGGTTGCAAGAACCGTAAAATATTATGATGATCTTTGCAATACCATTAACGAAGTTACAGGGGGAAATATAGATACTTTTGAGATCTATCTGATGATTTTGGGGGCTTTGAATGTAGATGTAAAGCTTTTAAATAAAGAAAAACTGAATGAGTTTTATGTAAAAAGCGAAGAATTGTTTTTAGAGTATAAACCTGTTATCATTTTTGAAAATATTCATGATTTTTTTGATGATATTAAAAGTCAGGGAAAAACCATTAACATTCTTAGCAATACAGGATTTATCAAAGGAAAAACGATGAGAAAGTTTCTGATTCATGAAAATCTGGATCAATATATCGATTTCCATATTTATTCCGATGAAATCAACTGTTCAAAACCGAACCCGCTTATTTTTCAGGAAGTGAAGAACAAAATTAAAAATCAGGATCTTCCAATGCACGAGATTTTACATATTGGTGATAATCCTGTGGCAGATTATAAAGGAGCTACAGACTTTGGGTTCAGCGCATATCTACTTAAACACTAA